One stretch of Cygnus atratus isolate AKBS03 ecotype Queensland, Australia chromosome 26, CAtr_DNAZoo_HiC_assembly, whole genome shotgun sequence DNA includes these proteins:
- the ATCAY gene encoding caytaxin isoform X6 encodes MESLGSPTEDENTSSPPNTLNFNGSHRKRKTLVAPEINISLDQSEGSILSDDFLDTPDDLDINVDDIETPDETDSLEFLGNGNELEWEDDTPVATAKNMPGDSADLFGDGGTEDGSATNGRLWRTVIIGEQEHRIDLQMIKPYMRVVTHGGYYGEGLNAIIVFAACYLPDSNLADYHYIMENLFLYVISSLELLVAEDYMIVYLNGATPRRRMPGLGWLKKCYQMIDRRLRKNLKALIIVHPSWFIRTVLAISRPFIRYEEERIKARKERAEDKQDMAEKESMS; translated from the exons ATGGAGTCACTGGGCAGCCCTACAGAAGATGAGAATACATCCT CTCCCCCAAATACTTTAAACTTTAATGGGTCGCATCGTAAACGGAAGACACTTGTTGCACCTGAAATCAACATTTCCCTGGACCAGAGTGAAGGCTCCATTCTCTCCGATGACTTCTTGGACACACCAGATGACTTGGATATTAATGTGGATGACATTGAAACTCCTGATGAAACAGATTCCCTTGAATTCCTGGGAAACGGGAATGAACTGGAATGGGAAG ATGACACTCCTGTAGCCACAGCCAAGAACATGCCTGGGGACAGTGCAGATCTCTTTGGGGATGGTGGGACAGAAGATGGGAGTGCTACCAATGGGCGACTCTGGAGGACAGTCATCATCGGAGAGCAGGAGCACCGCATTGACCTCCAGATGATCAAACCTTACATGAGAGTGGTGACACATGGAG GATATTATGGAGAAGGTCTCAATGCCATCATTGTCTTTGCTGCCTGCTATCTCCCAGACAGTAACCTGGCTGATTACCACTACATAATGGAGAACCTCTTCTT ATATGTGATCAGTAgtctggagctgctggtggctgagGACTACATGATTGTGTACCTAAATGGAGCAACACCCCGGAGGAGGATGCCAGGCCTTGGCTGGCTAAAGAAATGCTATCAGATGATAGACAGAAG GCTGCGTAAAAACCTCAAAGCCTTGATAATTGTGCATCCTTCATGGTTCATCCGGACAGTGCTGGCTATATCAAGGCCCTTCATCAG ATATGAAGAAGAGAGGATCaaggccagaaaagaaag
- the ATCAY gene encoding caytaxin isoform X2, whose product MESLGSPTEDENTSSPPNTLNFNGSHRKRKTLVAPEINISLDQSEGSILSDDFLDTPDDLDINVDDIETPDETDSLEFLGNGNELEWEDDTPVATAKNMPGDSADLFGDGGTEDGSATNGRLWRTVIIGEQEHRIDLQMIKPYMRVVTHGGYYGEGLNAIIVFAACYLPDSNLADYHYIMENLFLYVISSLELLVAEDYMIVYLNGATPRRRMPGLGWLKKCYQMIDRRLRKNLKALIIVHPSWFIRTVLAISRPFISVKFISKIQYVHSLEELEQLIPMEHVQIPDCVLQYEEERIKARKERAEDKQDMAEKERTVPSAEDQETSMS is encoded by the exons ATGGAGTCACTGGGCAGCCCTACAGAAGATGAGAATACATCCT CTCCCCCAAATACTTTAAACTTTAATGGGTCGCATCGTAAACGGAAGACACTTGTTGCACCTGAAATCAACATTTCCCTGGACCAGAGTGAAGGCTCCATTCTCTCCGATGACTTCTTGGACACACCAGATGACTTGGATATTAATGTGGATGACATTGAAACTCCTGATGAAACAGATTCCCTTGAATTCCTGGGAAACGGGAATGAACTGGAATGGGAAG ATGACACTCCTGTAGCCACAGCCAAGAACATGCCTGGGGACAGTGCAGATCTCTTTGGGGATGGTGGGACAGAAGATGGGAGTGCTACCAATGGGCGACTCTGGAGGACAGTCATCATCGGAGAGCAGGAGCACCGCATTGACCTCCAGATGATCAAACCTTACATGAGAGTGGTGACACATGGAG GATATTATGGAGAAGGTCTCAATGCCATCATTGTCTTTGCTGCCTGCTATCTCCCAGACAGTAACCTGGCTGATTACCACTACATAATGGAGAACCTCTTCTT ATATGTGATCAGTAgtctggagctgctggtggctgagGACTACATGATTGTGTACCTAAATGGAGCAACACCCCGGAGGAGGATGCCAGGCCTTGGCTGGCTAAAGAAATGCTATCAGATGATAGACAGAAG GCTGCGTAAAAACCTCAAAGCCTTGATAATTGTGCATCCTTCATGGTTCATCCGGACAGTGCTGGCTATATCAAGGCCCTTCATCAG TGTGAAGTTTATCAGTAAGATCCAGTATGTTCACAGCTTGGAGGAATTGGAGCAGCTTATCCCAATGGAGCATGTACAGATTCCAGACTGTGTCTTGCA ATATGAAGAAGAGAGGATCaaggccagaaaagaaag
- the ATCAY gene encoding caytaxin isoform X1, translating to MESLGSPTEDENTSSPPNTLNFNGSHRKRKTLVAPEINISLDQSEGSILSDDFLDTPDDLDINVDDIETPDETDSLEFLGNGNELEWEDDTPVATAKNMPGDSADLFGDGGTEDGSATNGRLWRTVIIGEQEHRIDLQMIKPYMRVVTHGGYYGEGLNAIIVFAACYLPDSNLADYHYIMENLFLYVISSLELLVAEDYMIVYLNGATPRRRMPGLGWLKKCYQMIDRRLRKNLKALIIVHPSWFIRTVLAISRPFISVKFISKIQYVHSLEELEQLIPMEHVQIPDCVLQYEEERIKARKERAEDKQDMAEKESRTVPSAEDQETSMS from the exons ATGGAGTCACTGGGCAGCCCTACAGAAGATGAGAATACATCCT CTCCCCCAAATACTTTAAACTTTAATGGGTCGCATCGTAAACGGAAGACACTTGTTGCACCTGAAATCAACATTTCCCTGGACCAGAGTGAAGGCTCCATTCTCTCCGATGACTTCTTGGACACACCAGATGACTTGGATATTAATGTGGATGACATTGAAACTCCTGATGAAACAGATTCCCTTGAATTCCTGGGAAACGGGAATGAACTGGAATGGGAAG ATGACACTCCTGTAGCCACAGCCAAGAACATGCCTGGGGACAGTGCAGATCTCTTTGGGGATGGTGGGACAGAAGATGGGAGTGCTACCAATGGGCGACTCTGGAGGACAGTCATCATCGGAGAGCAGGAGCACCGCATTGACCTCCAGATGATCAAACCTTACATGAGAGTGGTGACACATGGAG GATATTATGGAGAAGGTCTCAATGCCATCATTGTCTTTGCTGCCTGCTATCTCCCAGACAGTAACCTGGCTGATTACCACTACATAATGGAGAACCTCTTCTT ATATGTGATCAGTAgtctggagctgctggtggctgagGACTACATGATTGTGTACCTAAATGGAGCAACACCCCGGAGGAGGATGCCAGGCCTTGGCTGGCTAAAGAAATGCTATCAGATGATAGACAGAAG GCTGCGTAAAAACCTCAAAGCCTTGATAATTGTGCATCCTTCATGGTTCATCCGGACAGTGCTGGCTATATCAAGGCCCTTCATCAG TGTGAAGTTTATCAGTAAGATCCAGTATGTTCACAGCTTGGAGGAATTGGAGCAGCTTATCCCAATGGAGCATGTACAGATTCCAGACTGTGTCTTGCA ATATGAAGAAGAGAGGATCaaggccagaaaagaaag
- the ATCAY gene encoding caytaxin isoform X3: protein MESLGSPTEDENTSSPPNTLNFNGSHRKRKTLVAPEINISLDQSEGSILSDDFLDTPDDLDINVDDIETPDETDSLEFLGNGNELEWEDDTPVATAKNMPGDSADLFGDGGTEDGSATNGRLWRTVIIGEQEHRIDLQMIKPYMRVVTHGGYYGEGLNAIIVFAACYLPDSNLADYHYIMENLFLYVISSLELLVAEDYMIVYLNGATPRRRMPGLGWLKKCYQMIDRRLRKNLKALIIVHPSWFIRTVLAISRPFISVKFISKIQYVHSLEELEQLIPMEHVQIPDCVLQYEEERIKARKERAEDKQDMAEKESMS from the exons ATGGAGTCACTGGGCAGCCCTACAGAAGATGAGAATACATCCT CTCCCCCAAATACTTTAAACTTTAATGGGTCGCATCGTAAACGGAAGACACTTGTTGCACCTGAAATCAACATTTCCCTGGACCAGAGTGAAGGCTCCATTCTCTCCGATGACTTCTTGGACACACCAGATGACTTGGATATTAATGTGGATGACATTGAAACTCCTGATGAAACAGATTCCCTTGAATTCCTGGGAAACGGGAATGAACTGGAATGGGAAG ATGACACTCCTGTAGCCACAGCCAAGAACATGCCTGGGGACAGTGCAGATCTCTTTGGGGATGGTGGGACAGAAGATGGGAGTGCTACCAATGGGCGACTCTGGAGGACAGTCATCATCGGAGAGCAGGAGCACCGCATTGACCTCCAGATGATCAAACCTTACATGAGAGTGGTGACACATGGAG GATATTATGGAGAAGGTCTCAATGCCATCATTGTCTTTGCTGCCTGCTATCTCCCAGACAGTAACCTGGCTGATTACCACTACATAATGGAGAACCTCTTCTT ATATGTGATCAGTAgtctggagctgctggtggctgagGACTACATGATTGTGTACCTAAATGGAGCAACACCCCGGAGGAGGATGCCAGGCCTTGGCTGGCTAAAGAAATGCTATCAGATGATAGACAGAAG GCTGCGTAAAAACCTCAAAGCCTTGATAATTGTGCATCCTTCATGGTTCATCCGGACAGTGCTGGCTATATCAAGGCCCTTCATCAG TGTGAAGTTTATCAGTAAGATCCAGTATGTTCACAGCTTGGAGGAATTGGAGCAGCTTATCCCAATGGAGCATGTACAGATTCCAGACTGTGTCTTGCA ATATGAAGAAGAGAGGATCaaggccagaaaagaaag
- the ATCAY gene encoding caytaxin isoform X4: MESLGSPTEDENTSSPPNTLNFNGSHRKRKTLVAPEINISLDQSEGSILSDDFLDTPDDLDINVDDIETPDETDSLEFLGNGNELEWEDDTPVATAKNMPGDSADLFGDGGTEDGSATNGRLWRTVIIGEQEHRIDLQMIKPYMRVVTHGGYYGEGLNAIIVFAACYLPDSNLADYHYIMENLFLYVISSLELLVAEDYMIVYLNGATPRRRMPGLGWLKKCYQMIDRRLRKNLKALIIVHPSWFIRTVLAISRPFIRYEEERIKARKERAEDKQDMAEKESRTVPSAEDQETSMS; the protein is encoded by the exons ATGGAGTCACTGGGCAGCCCTACAGAAGATGAGAATACATCCT CTCCCCCAAATACTTTAAACTTTAATGGGTCGCATCGTAAACGGAAGACACTTGTTGCACCTGAAATCAACATTTCCCTGGACCAGAGTGAAGGCTCCATTCTCTCCGATGACTTCTTGGACACACCAGATGACTTGGATATTAATGTGGATGACATTGAAACTCCTGATGAAACAGATTCCCTTGAATTCCTGGGAAACGGGAATGAACTGGAATGGGAAG ATGACACTCCTGTAGCCACAGCCAAGAACATGCCTGGGGACAGTGCAGATCTCTTTGGGGATGGTGGGACAGAAGATGGGAGTGCTACCAATGGGCGACTCTGGAGGACAGTCATCATCGGAGAGCAGGAGCACCGCATTGACCTCCAGATGATCAAACCTTACATGAGAGTGGTGACACATGGAG GATATTATGGAGAAGGTCTCAATGCCATCATTGTCTTTGCTGCCTGCTATCTCCCAGACAGTAACCTGGCTGATTACCACTACATAATGGAGAACCTCTTCTT ATATGTGATCAGTAgtctggagctgctggtggctgagGACTACATGATTGTGTACCTAAATGGAGCAACACCCCGGAGGAGGATGCCAGGCCTTGGCTGGCTAAAGAAATGCTATCAGATGATAGACAGAAG GCTGCGTAAAAACCTCAAAGCCTTGATAATTGTGCATCCTTCATGGTTCATCCGGACAGTGCTGGCTATATCAAGGCCCTTCATCAG ATATGAAGAAGAGAGGATCaaggccagaaaagaaag
- the ATCAY gene encoding caytaxin isoform X5 yields the protein MESLGSPTEDENTSSPPNTLNFNGSHRKRKTLVAPEINISLDQSEGSILSDDFLDTPDDLDINVDDIETPDETDSLEFLGNGNELEWEDDTPVATAKNMPGDSADLFGDGGTEDGSATNGRLWRTVIIGEQEHRIDLQMIKPYMRVVTHGGYYGEGLNAIIVFAACYLPDSNLADYHYIMENLFLYVISSLELLVAEDYMIVYLNGATPRRRMPGLGWLKKCYQMIDRRLRKNLKALIIVHPSWFIRTVLAISRPFIRYEEERIKARKERAEDKQDMAEKERTVPSAEDQETSMS from the exons ATGGAGTCACTGGGCAGCCCTACAGAAGATGAGAATACATCCT CTCCCCCAAATACTTTAAACTTTAATGGGTCGCATCGTAAACGGAAGACACTTGTTGCACCTGAAATCAACATTTCCCTGGACCAGAGTGAAGGCTCCATTCTCTCCGATGACTTCTTGGACACACCAGATGACTTGGATATTAATGTGGATGACATTGAAACTCCTGATGAAACAGATTCCCTTGAATTCCTGGGAAACGGGAATGAACTGGAATGGGAAG ATGACACTCCTGTAGCCACAGCCAAGAACATGCCTGGGGACAGTGCAGATCTCTTTGGGGATGGTGGGACAGAAGATGGGAGTGCTACCAATGGGCGACTCTGGAGGACAGTCATCATCGGAGAGCAGGAGCACCGCATTGACCTCCAGATGATCAAACCTTACATGAGAGTGGTGACACATGGAG GATATTATGGAGAAGGTCTCAATGCCATCATTGTCTTTGCTGCCTGCTATCTCCCAGACAGTAACCTGGCTGATTACCACTACATAATGGAGAACCTCTTCTT ATATGTGATCAGTAgtctggagctgctggtggctgagGACTACATGATTGTGTACCTAAATGGAGCAACACCCCGGAGGAGGATGCCAGGCCTTGGCTGGCTAAAGAAATGCTATCAGATGATAGACAGAAG GCTGCGTAAAAACCTCAAAGCCTTGATAATTGTGCATCCTTCATGGTTCATCCGGACAGTGCTGGCTATATCAAGGCCCTTCATCAG ATATGAAGAAGAGAGGATCaaggccagaaaagaaag